One window of Ictalurus punctatus breed USDA103 chromosome 22, Coco_2.0, whole genome shotgun sequence genomic DNA carries:
- the LOC108255799 gene encoding nucleus accumbens-associated protein 2 isoform X4 yields MSFCRCPLGILWRSEAGAMSQLLHMEIPNFGSAVLDSLNEQRLLGQHCDVAIMVNGQAFKAHRAVLAASSLYFRDLFSDSSQTLFELPSSVAPSCFQQILSFCYTGRMTVTASDQLMVMYTAGYLQIQNIVERGMDLMFKANAPFCDSQTSATDDPPSPNNNNASLLLGDRPTAVCKIKEEKLETPVCTQSGELKQTEDDAKGLRSRSLRGSTLFYTTGAGNGTLSVVHPYEHSSRDHSSPGASSLPTTDSPTSHQNEEEDFEDDSYDNLTSGKIYGVSASLYGMHEKMEVSSLPPSLESRFCTLLGGDREALPAGLISQIGYRCHPALYTEGDPGERLELIAGSGVFMTRGQLMNCHLCAGVKHKVLLRRLLAAFFDRNTLADSCGTGIRSSNCDPNRKPLDSRILNTVKLYCQNFAPNFKESEMNVIAADMCTNARRVRKRWLPKIKSMLPEAIEVYRGSVVLGQVDGVTQPSPSFLFESDFKHLAQANLTLEQHLYGDCRETLRNHFPGVVIEERAITETNKAEVLRSRSVDNPEDGAPRHLENSEREGTVLAINPASKRVDGDSSSPKSQPEEHSEEQALVEDQ; encoded by the exons ATGTCCTTTTGCAGATGCCCACTGGGAATTCTGTGGAGATCTGAAGCTGGCGCAATGTCTCAGCTCCTGCACATGGAGATTCCCAACTTTGGCAGTGCAGTGCTGGACAGCCTGAATGAGCAGAGGCTGTTGGGCCAGCACTGTGACGTGGCCATTATGGTGAATGGGCAGGCCTTTAAGGCCCACCGTGCCGTGCTGGCCGCCAGCAGCCTTTACTTCCGTGACCTCTTCAGTGACAGCAGCCAGACTCTGTTCGAACTGCCCTCTTCGGTGGCCCCGTCCTGTTTCCAGCAgattctgtctttctgttacACCGGCAGGATGACAGTGACAGCCAGTGATCAGCTCATGGTCATGTACACAGCCGGTTACCTGCAGATCCAGAACATTGTAGAGCGTGGGATGGACTTGATGTTCAAGGCCAATGCTCCATTCTGTGACTCGCAGACATCTGCCACAGACGATCCTCCCAgcccaaacaacaacaacgcctCACTGTTGCTAGGCGACCGGCCTACGGCTGTCTGTAAAATTAAAGAGGAGAAGCTGGAGACCCCTGTGTGTACTCAGAGCGGCGAGCTCAAGCAAACCGAGGATGATGCCAAGGGACTCAGGAGTAGATCTTTGAGGGGGAGTACACTTTTCTACACCACTGGTGCTGGAAACGGGACGCTGAGTGTTGTTCACCCGTATGAGCATTCATCAAGAGATCACTCAAGCCCCGGAGCCTCCAGCCTGCCCACCACGGACAGCCCCACTTCCCATCAGAACGAGGAAGAAGACTTTGAAGATGACTCATATGACAACCTTACCAGTGGGAAGATCTATGGTGTCTCGGCGAGTCTCTATGGCA TGCATGAGAAGATGGAGGTGTCCTCCCTGCCTCCATCCCTGGAGAGCCGCTTCTGCACGTTGCTCGGAGGGGACAGAGAAGCTCTTCCTGCTGGACTTATCAGTCAGATCGGCTACCGCTGCCACCCTGCACTCTACACAGAGGGAGATCCAGGCGAGAGGCTGGAGCTGATTGCAG GATCTGGTGTGTTCATGACACGTGGGCAGCTGATGAATTGCCACTTGTGTGCTGGGGTCAAGCACAAAGTCCTTCTCCGACGCCTGCTTGCTGCTTTTTTTGACAG GAACACACTGGCAGACAGCTGTGGGACAGGCATCCGCTCCTCCAATTGTGATCCCAATCGCAAACCTCTGGACAGCCGCATACTCAACACAGTCAAAC TTTACTGTCAGAACTTCGCCCCAAACTTCAAGGAGAGTGAGATGAATGTGATCGCCGCAGACATGTGTACCAACGCACGCCGGGTTCGTAAGCGCTGGCTGCCCAAGATCAAGTCTATGCTGCCCGAGGCTATTGAGGTGTACAGGGGCTCTGTGGTGTTAGGCCAGGTAGACGGAGTCACCCAGCCCAgtccttccttcctgtttgagtcCGATTTCAAACACCTGGCCCAGGCAAACCTAACTCTGGAGCAGCATCTCTATGGTGACTgcagagagacactgagaaatCACTTCCCCGGAGTCGTTATAGAGGAAAGAGCCATCACAGAGACGAACAAGGCTGAAGTGCTGCGATCACGCTCTGTGGACAATCCAGAAGATGGGGCTCCGAGGCATCTGGAGAACTCAGAGAGAGAAGGGACAGTCCTCGCCATTAACCCGGCCAGTAAGAGAGTTGACGGGGACAGTAGCAGCCCCAAAAGCCAACCAGAGGAACACAGTGAAGAGCAGGCACTGGTAGAAGACCAGTGA
- the LOC108255799 gene encoding nucleus accumbens-associated protein 2 isoform X2: MSFCRCPLGILWRSEAGAMSQLLHMEIPNFGSAVLDSLNEQRLLGQHCDVAIMVNGQAFKAHRAVLAASSLYFRDLFSDSSQTLFELPSSVAPSCFQQILSFCYTGRMTVTASDQLMVMYTAGYLQIQNIVERGMDLMFKANAPFCDSQTSATDDPPSPNNNNASLLLGDRPTAVCKIKEEKLETPVCTQSGELKQTEDDAKGLRSRSLRGSTLFYTTGAGNGTLSVVHPYEHSSRDHSSPGASSLPTTDSPTSHQNEEEDFEDDSYDNLTSGKIYGVSASLYGMHEKMEVSSLPPSLESRFCTLLGGDREALPAGLISQIGYRCHPALYTEGDPGERLELIAGSGVFMTRGQLMNCHLCAGVKHKVLLRRLLAAFFDRNTLADSCGTGIRSSNCDPNRKPLDSRILNTVKLYCQNFAPNFKESEMNVIAADMCTNARRVRKRWLPKIKSMLPEAIEVYRGSVVLGQVDGVTQPSPSFLFESDFKHLAQANLTLEQHLYGDCRETLRNHFPGVVIEERAITETNKAEVLRSRSVDNPEDGAPRHLENSEREGTVLAINPASKRVDGDSSSPKSQPEEHSEEQALVEDQPPLSSL, encoded by the exons ATGTCCTTTTGCAGATGCCCACTGGGAATTCTGTGGAGATCTGAAGCTGGCGCAATGTCTCAGCTCCTGCACATGGAGATTCCCAACTTTGGCAGTGCAGTGCTGGACAGCCTGAATGAGCAGAGGCTGTTGGGCCAGCACTGTGACGTGGCCATTATGGTGAATGGGCAGGCCTTTAAGGCCCACCGTGCCGTGCTGGCCGCCAGCAGCCTTTACTTCCGTGACCTCTTCAGTGACAGCAGCCAGACTCTGTTCGAACTGCCCTCTTCGGTGGCCCCGTCCTGTTTCCAGCAgattctgtctttctgttacACCGGCAGGATGACAGTGACAGCCAGTGATCAGCTCATGGTCATGTACACAGCCGGTTACCTGCAGATCCAGAACATTGTAGAGCGTGGGATGGACTTGATGTTCAAGGCCAATGCTCCATTCTGTGACTCGCAGACATCTGCCACAGACGATCCTCCCAgcccaaacaacaacaacgcctCACTGTTGCTAGGCGACCGGCCTACGGCTGTCTGTAAAATTAAAGAGGAGAAGCTGGAGACCCCTGTGTGTACTCAGAGCGGCGAGCTCAAGCAAACCGAGGATGATGCCAAGGGACTCAGGAGTAGATCTTTGAGGGGGAGTACACTTTTCTACACCACTGGTGCTGGAAACGGGACGCTGAGTGTTGTTCACCCGTATGAGCATTCATCAAGAGATCACTCAAGCCCCGGAGCCTCCAGCCTGCCCACCACGGACAGCCCCACTTCCCATCAGAACGAGGAAGAAGACTTTGAAGATGACTCATATGACAACCTTACCAGTGGGAAGATCTATGGTGTCTCGGCGAGTCTCTATGGCA TGCATGAGAAGATGGAGGTGTCCTCCCTGCCTCCATCCCTGGAGAGCCGCTTCTGCACGTTGCTCGGAGGGGACAGAGAAGCTCTTCCTGCTGGACTTATCAGTCAGATCGGCTACCGCTGCCACCCTGCACTCTACACAGAGGGAGATCCAGGCGAGAGGCTGGAGCTGATTGCAG GATCTGGTGTGTTCATGACACGTGGGCAGCTGATGAATTGCCACTTGTGTGCTGGGGTCAAGCACAAAGTCCTTCTCCGACGCCTGCTTGCTGCTTTTTTTGACAG GAACACACTGGCAGACAGCTGTGGGACAGGCATCCGCTCCTCCAATTGTGATCCCAATCGCAAACCTCTGGACAGCCGCATACTCAACACAGTCAAAC TTTACTGTCAGAACTTCGCCCCAAACTTCAAGGAGAGTGAGATGAATGTGATCGCCGCAGACATGTGTACCAACGCACGCCGGGTTCGTAAGCGCTGGCTGCCCAAGATCAAGTCTATGCTGCCCGAGGCTATTGAGGTGTACAGGGGCTCTGTGGTGTTAGGCCAGGTAGACGGAGTCACCCAGCCCAgtccttccttcctgtttgagtcCGATTTCAAACACCTGGCCCAGGCAAACCTAACTCTGGAGCAGCATCTCTATGGTGACTgcagagagacactgagaaatCACTTCCCCGGAGTCGTTATAGAGGAAAGAGCCATCACAGAGACGAACAAGGCTGAAGTGCTGCGATCACGCTCTGTGGACAATCCAGAAGATGGGGCTCCGAGGCATCTGGAGAACTCAGAGAGAGAAGGGACAGTCCTCGCCATTAACCCGGCCAGTAAGAGAGTTGACGGGGACAGTAGCAGCCCCAAAAGCCAACCAGAGGAACACAGTGAAGAGCAGGCACTGGTAGAAGACCA GCCTCCTTTGTCATCCTTATAG
- the LOC108255799 gene encoding nucleus accumbens-associated protein 2 isoform X5, producing MSQLLHMEIPNFGSAVLDSLNEQRLLGQHCDVAIMVNGQAFKAHRAVLAASSLYFRDLFSDSSQTLFELPSSVAPSCFQQILSFCYTGRMTVTASDQLMVMYTAGYLQIQNIVERGMDLMFKANAPFCDSQTSATDDPPSPNNNNASLLLGDRPTAVCKIKEEKLETPVCTQSGELKQTEDDAKGLRSRSLRGSTLFYTTGAGNGTLSVVHPYEHSSRDHSSPGASSLPTTDSPTSHQNEEEDFEDDSYDNLTSGKIYGVSASLYGSKLHEKMEVSSLPPSLESRFCTLLGGDREALPAGLISQIGYRCHPALYTEGDPGERLELIAGSGVFMTRGQLMNCHLCAGVKHKVLLRRLLAAFFDRNTLADSCGTGIRSSNCDPNRKPLDSRILNTVKLYCQNFAPNFKESEMNVIAADMCTNARRVRKRWLPKIKSMLPEAIEVYRGSVVLGQVDGVTQPSPSFLFESDFKHLAQANLTLEQHLYGDCRETLRNHFPGVVIEERAITETNKAEVLRSRSVDNPEDGAPRHLENSEREGTVLAINPASKRVDGDSSSPKSQPEEHSEEQALVEDQPPLSSL from the exons ATGTCTCAGCTCCTGCACATGGAGATTCCCAACTTTGGCAGTGCAGTGCTGGACAGCCTGAATGAGCAGAGGCTGTTGGGCCAGCACTGTGACGTGGCCATTATGGTGAATGGGCAGGCCTTTAAGGCCCACCGTGCCGTGCTGGCCGCCAGCAGCCTTTACTTCCGTGACCTCTTCAGTGACAGCAGCCAGACTCTGTTCGAACTGCCCTCTTCGGTGGCCCCGTCCTGTTTCCAGCAgattctgtctttctgttacACCGGCAGGATGACAGTGACAGCCAGTGATCAGCTCATGGTCATGTACACAGCCGGTTACCTGCAGATCCAGAACATTGTAGAGCGTGGGATGGACTTGATGTTCAAGGCCAATGCTCCATTCTGTGACTCGCAGACATCTGCCACAGACGATCCTCCCAgcccaaacaacaacaacgcctCACTGTTGCTAGGCGACCGGCCTACGGCTGTCTGTAAAATTAAAGAGGAGAAGCTGGAGACCCCTGTGTGTACTCAGAGCGGCGAGCTCAAGCAAACCGAGGATGATGCCAAGGGACTCAGGAGTAGATCTTTGAGGGGGAGTACACTTTTCTACACCACTGGTGCTGGAAACGGGACGCTGAGTGTTGTTCACCCGTATGAGCATTCATCAAGAGATCACTCAAGCCCCGGAGCCTCCAGCCTGCCCACCACGGACAGCCCCACTTCCCATCAGAACGAGGAAGAAGACTTTGAAGATGACTCATATGACAACCTTACCAGTGGGAAGATCTATGGTGTCTCGGCGAGTCTCTATGGCAGTAAAT TGCATGAGAAGATGGAGGTGTCCTCCCTGCCTCCATCCCTGGAGAGCCGCTTCTGCACGTTGCTCGGAGGGGACAGAGAAGCTCTTCCTGCTGGACTTATCAGTCAGATCGGCTACCGCTGCCACCCTGCACTCTACACAGAGGGAGATCCAGGCGAGAGGCTGGAGCTGATTGCAG GATCTGGTGTGTTCATGACACGTGGGCAGCTGATGAATTGCCACTTGTGTGCTGGGGTCAAGCACAAAGTCCTTCTCCGACGCCTGCTTGCTGCTTTTTTTGACAG GAACACACTGGCAGACAGCTGTGGGACAGGCATCCGCTCCTCCAATTGTGATCCCAATCGCAAACCTCTGGACAGCCGCATACTCAACACAGTCAAAC TTTACTGTCAGAACTTCGCCCCAAACTTCAAGGAGAGTGAGATGAATGTGATCGCCGCAGACATGTGTACCAACGCACGCCGGGTTCGTAAGCGCTGGCTGCCCAAGATCAAGTCTATGCTGCCCGAGGCTATTGAGGTGTACAGGGGCTCTGTGGTGTTAGGCCAGGTAGACGGAGTCACCCAGCCCAgtccttccttcctgtttgagtcCGATTTCAAACACCTGGCCCAGGCAAACCTAACTCTGGAGCAGCATCTCTATGGTGACTgcagagagacactgagaaatCACTTCCCCGGAGTCGTTATAGAGGAAAGAGCCATCACAGAGACGAACAAGGCTGAAGTGCTGCGATCACGCTCTGTGGACAATCCAGAAGATGGGGCTCCGAGGCATCTGGAGAACTCAGAGAGAGAAGGGACAGTCCTCGCCATTAACCCGGCCAGTAAGAGAGTTGACGGGGACAGTAGCAGCCCCAAAAGCCAACCAGAGGAACACAGTGAAGAGCAGGCACTGGTAGAAGACCA GCCTCCTTTGTCATCCTTATAG
- the LOC108255799 gene encoding nucleus accumbens-associated protein 2 isoform X3 produces MSFCRCPLGILWRSEAGAMSQLLHMEIPNFGSAVLDSLNEQRLLGQHCDVAIMVNGQAFKAHRAVLAASSLYFRDLFSDSSQTLFELPSSVAPSCFQQILSFCYTGRMTVTASDQLMVMYTAGYLQIQNIVERGMDLMFKANAPFCDSQTSATDDPPSPNNNNASLLLGDRPTAVCKIKEEKLETPVCTQSGELKQTEDDAKGLRSRSLRGSTLFYTTGAGNGTLSVVHPYEHSSRDHSSPGASSLPTTDSPTSHQNEEEDFEDDSYDNLTSGKIYGVSASLYGSKLHEKMEVSSLPPSLESRFCTLLGGDREALPAGLISQIGYRCHPALYTEGDPGERLELIAGSGVFMTRGQLMNCHLCAGVKHKVLLRRLLAAFFDRNTLADSCGTGIRSSNCDPNRKPLDSRILNTVKLYCQNFAPNFKESEMNVIAADMCTNARRVRKRWLPKIKSMLPEAIEVYRGSVVLGQVDGVTQPSPSFLFESDFKHLAQANLTLEQHLYGDCRETLRNHFPGVVIEERAITETNKAEVLRSRSVDNPEDGAPRHLENSEREGTVLAINPASKRVDGDSSSPKSQPEEHSEEQALVEDQ; encoded by the exons ATGTCCTTTTGCAGATGCCCACTGGGAATTCTGTGGAGATCTGAAGCTGGCGCAATGTCTCAGCTCCTGCACATGGAGATTCCCAACTTTGGCAGTGCAGTGCTGGACAGCCTGAATGAGCAGAGGCTGTTGGGCCAGCACTGTGACGTGGCCATTATGGTGAATGGGCAGGCCTTTAAGGCCCACCGTGCCGTGCTGGCCGCCAGCAGCCTTTACTTCCGTGACCTCTTCAGTGACAGCAGCCAGACTCTGTTCGAACTGCCCTCTTCGGTGGCCCCGTCCTGTTTCCAGCAgattctgtctttctgttacACCGGCAGGATGACAGTGACAGCCAGTGATCAGCTCATGGTCATGTACACAGCCGGTTACCTGCAGATCCAGAACATTGTAGAGCGTGGGATGGACTTGATGTTCAAGGCCAATGCTCCATTCTGTGACTCGCAGACATCTGCCACAGACGATCCTCCCAgcccaaacaacaacaacgcctCACTGTTGCTAGGCGACCGGCCTACGGCTGTCTGTAAAATTAAAGAGGAGAAGCTGGAGACCCCTGTGTGTACTCAGAGCGGCGAGCTCAAGCAAACCGAGGATGATGCCAAGGGACTCAGGAGTAGATCTTTGAGGGGGAGTACACTTTTCTACACCACTGGTGCTGGAAACGGGACGCTGAGTGTTGTTCACCCGTATGAGCATTCATCAAGAGATCACTCAAGCCCCGGAGCCTCCAGCCTGCCCACCACGGACAGCCCCACTTCCCATCAGAACGAGGAAGAAGACTTTGAAGATGACTCATATGACAACCTTACCAGTGGGAAGATCTATGGTGTCTCGGCGAGTCTCTATGGCAGTAAAT TGCATGAGAAGATGGAGGTGTCCTCCCTGCCTCCATCCCTGGAGAGCCGCTTCTGCACGTTGCTCGGAGGGGACAGAGAAGCTCTTCCTGCTGGACTTATCAGTCAGATCGGCTACCGCTGCCACCCTGCACTCTACACAGAGGGAGATCCAGGCGAGAGGCTGGAGCTGATTGCAG GATCTGGTGTGTTCATGACACGTGGGCAGCTGATGAATTGCCACTTGTGTGCTGGGGTCAAGCACAAAGTCCTTCTCCGACGCCTGCTTGCTGCTTTTTTTGACAG GAACACACTGGCAGACAGCTGTGGGACAGGCATCCGCTCCTCCAATTGTGATCCCAATCGCAAACCTCTGGACAGCCGCATACTCAACACAGTCAAAC TTTACTGTCAGAACTTCGCCCCAAACTTCAAGGAGAGTGAGATGAATGTGATCGCCGCAGACATGTGTACCAACGCACGCCGGGTTCGTAAGCGCTGGCTGCCCAAGATCAAGTCTATGCTGCCCGAGGCTATTGAGGTGTACAGGGGCTCTGTGGTGTTAGGCCAGGTAGACGGAGTCACCCAGCCCAgtccttccttcctgtttgagtcCGATTTCAAACACCTGGCCCAGGCAAACCTAACTCTGGAGCAGCATCTCTATGGTGACTgcagagagacactgagaaatCACTTCCCCGGAGTCGTTATAGAGGAAAGAGCCATCACAGAGACGAACAAGGCTGAAGTGCTGCGATCACGCTCTGTGGACAATCCAGAAGATGGGGCTCCGAGGCATCTGGAGAACTCAGAGAGAGAAGGGACAGTCCTCGCCATTAACCCGGCCAGTAAGAGAGTTGACGGGGACAGTAGCAGCCCCAAAAGCCAACCAGAGGAACACAGTGAAGAGCAGGCACTGGTAGAAGACCAGTGA
- the LOC108255799 gene encoding nucleus accumbens-associated protein 2 isoform X1: MSFCRCPLGILWRSEAGAMSQLLHMEIPNFGSAVLDSLNEQRLLGQHCDVAIMVNGQAFKAHRAVLAASSLYFRDLFSDSSQTLFELPSSVAPSCFQQILSFCYTGRMTVTASDQLMVMYTAGYLQIQNIVERGMDLMFKANAPFCDSQTSATDDPPSPNNNNASLLLGDRPTAVCKIKEEKLETPVCTQSGELKQTEDDAKGLRSRSLRGSTLFYTTGAGNGTLSVVHPYEHSSRDHSSPGASSLPTTDSPTSHQNEEEDFEDDSYDNLTSGKIYGVSASLYGSKLHEKMEVSSLPPSLESRFCTLLGGDREALPAGLISQIGYRCHPALYTEGDPGERLELIAGSGVFMTRGQLMNCHLCAGVKHKVLLRRLLAAFFDRNTLADSCGTGIRSSNCDPNRKPLDSRILNTVKLYCQNFAPNFKESEMNVIAADMCTNARRVRKRWLPKIKSMLPEAIEVYRGSVVLGQVDGVTQPSPSFLFESDFKHLAQANLTLEQHLYGDCRETLRNHFPGVVIEERAITETNKAEVLRSRSVDNPEDGAPRHLENSEREGTVLAINPASKRVDGDSSSPKSQPEEHSEEQALVEDQPPLSSL; this comes from the exons ATGTCCTTTTGCAGATGCCCACTGGGAATTCTGTGGAGATCTGAAGCTGGCGCAATGTCTCAGCTCCTGCACATGGAGATTCCCAACTTTGGCAGTGCAGTGCTGGACAGCCTGAATGAGCAGAGGCTGTTGGGCCAGCACTGTGACGTGGCCATTATGGTGAATGGGCAGGCCTTTAAGGCCCACCGTGCCGTGCTGGCCGCCAGCAGCCTTTACTTCCGTGACCTCTTCAGTGACAGCAGCCAGACTCTGTTCGAACTGCCCTCTTCGGTGGCCCCGTCCTGTTTCCAGCAgattctgtctttctgttacACCGGCAGGATGACAGTGACAGCCAGTGATCAGCTCATGGTCATGTACACAGCCGGTTACCTGCAGATCCAGAACATTGTAGAGCGTGGGATGGACTTGATGTTCAAGGCCAATGCTCCATTCTGTGACTCGCAGACATCTGCCACAGACGATCCTCCCAgcccaaacaacaacaacgcctCACTGTTGCTAGGCGACCGGCCTACGGCTGTCTGTAAAATTAAAGAGGAGAAGCTGGAGACCCCTGTGTGTACTCAGAGCGGCGAGCTCAAGCAAACCGAGGATGATGCCAAGGGACTCAGGAGTAGATCTTTGAGGGGGAGTACACTTTTCTACACCACTGGTGCTGGAAACGGGACGCTGAGTGTTGTTCACCCGTATGAGCATTCATCAAGAGATCACTCAAGCCCCGGAGCCTCCAGCCTGCCCACCACGGACAGCCCCACTTCCCATCAGAACGAGGAAGAAGACTTTGAAGATGACTCATATGACAACCTTACCAGTGGGAAGATCTATGGTGTCTCGGCGAGTCTCTATGGCAGTAAAT TGCATGAGAAGATGGAGGTGTCCTCCCTGCCTCCATCCCTGGAGAGCCGCTTCTGCACGTTGCTCGGAGGGGACAGAGAAGCTCTTCCTGCTGGACTTATCAGTCAGATCGGCTACCGCTGCCACCCTGCACTCTACACAGAGGGAGATCCAGGCGAGAGGCTGGAGCTGATTGCAG GATCTGGTGTGTTCATGACACGTGGGCAGCTGATGAATTGCCACTTGTGTGCTGGGGTCAAGCACAAAGTCCTTCTCCGACGCCTGCTTGCTGCTTTTTTTGACAG GAACACACTGGCAGACAGCTGTGGGACAGGCATCCGCTCCTCCAATTGTGATCCCAATCGCAAACCTCTGGACAGCCGCATACTCAACACAGTCAAAC TTTACTGTCAGAACTTCGCCCCAAACTTCAAGGAGAGTGAGATGAATGTGATCGCCGCAGACATGTGTACCAACGCACGCCGGGTTCGTAAGCGCTGGCTGCCCAAGATCAAGTCTATGCTGCCCGAGGCTATTGAGGTGTACAGGGGCTCTGTGGTGTTAGGCCAGGTAGACGGAGTCACCCAGCCCAgtccttccttcctgtttgagtcCGATTTCAAACACCTGGCCCAGGCAAACCTAACTCTGGAGCAGCATCTCTATGGTGACTgcagagagacactgagaaatCACTTCCCCGGAGTCGTTATAGAGGAAAGAGCCATCACAGAGACGAACAAGGCTGAAGTGCTGCGATCACGCTCTGTGGACAATCCAGAAGATGGGGCTCCGAGGCATCTGGAGAACTCAGAGAGAGAAGGGACAGTCCTCGCCATTAACCCGGCCAGTAAGAGAGTTGACGGGGACAGTAGCAGCCCCAAAAGCCAACCAGAGGAACACAGTGAAGAGCAGGCACTGGTAGAAGACCA GCCTCCTTTGTCATCCTTATAG